In Acaryochloris thomasi RCC1774, a genomic segment contains:
- a CDS encoding tetratricopeptide repeat protein — MTHHNRQIQVRILQSIILPVVLSSGIVQAQTSAPAPTTQEQDAIKSLNRSTTFFNIMLVVLALIAAVAIAGLWLLRRAVIREVTEVVQAHLRELKDLKGQLALASESVENVLRESEELSNDLGHDAQGFQQDLRTKKDQVSKQLTTFNKSQQQRLTELEQTLEDARENISHIEEETESTARQIEANLKQQQDNLLKSLQQQASEFGPRLSGLEDDAQGRIDTIVQALQQSESIFTSQLGDLQASAQRRRDAVLQDLEKMSTNFGPQLSALQNEVQVERDAVIGYLANTKADYIGQLADLQQEARKQWDLIWQNLKQMEADFSPQLSDLEQRALQKAMQEKDQVLQRLEQLGGQITTELSTAQSQVSGQADQTLQELQRLESEFLANVTESRARVETEKNTTLESVRTLQQEAAAALTNLDADVQTRKNQTLLDLKSLTGQVSKELTDLQTSLQASRDQSQQALQRLESGTTTQLSQLTAEAKLRKEQILQQLAEMTPAQIAGDALKEVSEQIQKINEPLERLQANHPDLFLDASDYVSQAQSQFDKGQYEEAIRYLDQALELQESNTDLWYQKALALGELKEFEDAIASLDQVLDRQPENAEIWYQRGLFLRELRREESALAAFNKVVKMQPENVRAWMNRGLMLERLQRLEEAVESYDKVVELEADSRSAWMNRGFALGMLQRHEDAFESFDHVVKLNEEDGIAWFNRGLALETLERYEDAFESFDQAVKLKDDGYKAWSHRGLALIKLERDRDALVSLNKSLEIQPDYADAHYGKAICYVLQGEVDRGLETLERAIELNPSLREQAAADPDFYTLRRDEWFRELVAQN; from the coding sequence ATGACGCACCACAATCGACAGATTCAAGTCAGAATCTTGCAGAGCATTATTCTTCCGGTTGTGCTGTCTAGCGGCATTGTTCAAGCTCAAACATCGGCTCCGGCCCCAACCACTCAAGAACAGGACGCGATCAAGAGTCTCAATCGCAGCACGACGTTTTTTAACATCATGCTGGTGGTGCTGGCCTTGATTGCAGCCGTTGCGATCGCAGGTCTATGGCTTCTCCGCCGCGCCGTCATTCGAGAGGTCACCGAAGTTGTACAGGCTCACCTAAGAGAACTCAAGGACTTGAAGGGACAGCTTGCCCTCGCCAGCGAATCCGTCGAAAACGTCTTGCGAGAGTCAGAGGAACTCAGCAATGATTTAGGTCATGATGCCCAAGGCTTTCAGCAAGATCTGAGAACGAAAAAAGATCAGGTCTCTAAGCAGCTCACGACCTTCAACAAATCACAGCAGCAGCGGCTCACAGAGCTGGAGCAAACCCTCGAAGACGCGCGAGAAAATATTTCTCACATCGAAGAAGAAACCGAAAGTACCGCTCGTCAAATTGAAGCCAACCTCAAACAGCAGCAAGATAATTTACTCAAGAGCCTACAGCAGCAAGCCAGCGAATTCGGTCCCCGTCTCTCTGGCCTAGAGGACGACGCCCAGGGCCGCATTGATACGATTGTGCAGGCACTACAGCAGTCAGAATCAATCTTCACCAGCCAGCTTGGCGATCTGCAGGCTTCAGCCCAACGCCGCCGGGATGCTGTGCTGCAAGATTTAGAGAAAATGTCGACCAACTTCGGGCCACAGCTCTCCGCCCTTCAAAATGAGGTCCAGGTTGAGCGTGATGCGGTAATCGGTTACCTCGCAAACACGAAGGCCGACTATATTGGCCAGCTTGCCGATCTCCAGCAGGAAGCCCGCAAGCAGTGGGATCTGATTTGGCAAAACCTGAAGCAGATGGAGGCAGACTTCTCTCCTCAGCTCTCTGACTTAGAACAGCGAGCGCTGCAGAAAGCGATGCAGGAAAAAGATCAGGTACTGCAGCGGTTAGAACAGTTGGGCGGCCAGATCACCACCGAGCTATCCACGGCCCAGTCTCAGGTTTCTGGACAGGCCGACCAGACCCTGCAGGAGCTACAGCGCCTTGAGTCAGAGTTTTTAGCGAACGTCACCGAGTCCCGCGCCCGTGTCGAAACAGAAAAGAACACAACACTAGAGAGCGTAAGAACGCTACAGCAGGAAGCGGCGGCAGCACTCACCAATCTAGATGCCGATGTCCAAACCCGCAAAAACCAAACCCTGCTCGATCTCAAGAGCCTGACCGGTCAAGTCAGCAAAGAGCTGACGGATCTGCAGACCAGCCTGCAGGCCAGCCGAGATCAGTCACAGCAGGCCCTTCAACGGCTAGAATCGGGCACCACGACCCAGCTTTCGCAGCTTACGGCTGAGGCCAAGCTCCGTAAAGAGCAGATTCTGCAGCAGCTAGCGGAGATGACGCCCGCTCAGATTGCCGGAGATGCTCTCAAGGAAGTCTCAGAGCAGATCCAGAAAATCAATGAACCCTTGGAGCGGCTGCAGGCCAACCATCCTGATTTGTTCTTAGATGCTTCTGACTATGTGAGTCAGGCCCAGTCTCAATTTGATAAGGGCCAGTACGAAGAAGCGATTCGGTATCTCGATCAGGCGCTAGAGCTACAGGAGAGCAATACCGATCTTTGGTATCAGAAAGCCTTAGCCTTGGGAGAGCTGAAGGAATTTGAAGATGCGATCGCATCTCTCGATCAGGTTCTCGACCGCCAGCCAGAAAACGCTGAAATTTGGTACCAGCGCGGTCTATTTTTGCGCGAACTACGCCGGGAAGAAAGTGCCCTCGCCGCCTTCAATAAAGTCGTCAAAATGCAGCCAGAGAACGTTCGGGCCTGGATGAATCGGGGTCTGATGCTAGAGCGGCTGCAGCGCCTTGAAGAAGCCGTAGAATCCTACGACAAAGTGGTCGAATTAGAAGCCGACTCCCGCAGCGCTTGGATGAATCGGGGCTTTGCTCTCGGCATGCTCCAGCGCCACGAAGACGCCTTTGAATCCTTTGACCATGTCGTCAAGCTGAATGAAGAAGATGGGATCGCCTGGTTTAATCGTGGTTTAGCCCTAGAAACCCTGGAGCGCTACGAAGACGCCTTTGAGTCCTTTGATCAGGCCGTGAAGCTCAAAGATGACGGATACAAAGCCTGGAGCCACCGAGGACTCGCGCTGATTAAGTTAGAGCGAGACCGCGACGCCCTTGTTAGTCTCAACAAATCCCTAGAGATTCAGCCCGACTACGCCGATGCCCATTACGGTAAAGCCATCTGCTATGTTTTGCAGGGCGAAGTTGACCGGGGCTTAGAGACCCTAGAACGAGCCATCGAACTGAACCCCAGCCTTCGGGAGCAGGCCGCTGCCGACCCTGACTTCTATACTCTGCGTCGTGACGAATGGTTCCGGGAGCTAGTCGCCCAGAACTAA
- a CDS encoding diguanylate cyclase → MNIKGLSNRRLNIALLIMLVLLGPVVAIATYSFTAAGERNRLSAQFEKDVGESIFVLEAEIKANIKALFALQALYHASDRVTAEEFSEFSSSMRQRNPAIHTLEWIPRVSAGERFGHEARGRRRSDLETYEITERNEDGELVRAKERKTYFPVYLIEPSVGNESAIGFDLASNPNRRTALIEAMASDKLTVTDPITVDPKEPSKAFLAFVPVYTQEAKTFPERWNNLEGFVLGIFRINELLQESLLADRRHSETMAYRLVDPEAASEPLELYRSQPKISPLRKPDLSRRAVISLGPQKWELYIHATPAYLSTYGRRQPLILSISIFLIWELLVGAIAILLKRSIDLEKLARLDSLTGLSNRRYFTETIRKEWERAKRQEHPISVIMVDVDYFKHYNDSYGHRAGDECLQRIAAALKTAASRATDMICRYGGEEFVILLPNVGAQGTTTVAHKLQNQIKALAIPHKTSNVSKRVTVSIGCATQTNIKTSSWEYLVARADAAMYQAKQKGRNQIAQGKVETSSSAESQR, encoded by the coding sequence TTGAATATTAAGGGCCTTAGCAACCGTCGCCTCAATATTGCGCTACTGATCATGCTCGTCCTGCTAGGACCAGTCGTGGCAATTGCGACGTACAGCTTCACAGCAGCCGGTGAGCGGAACAGACTCTCGGCACAGTTCGAGAAAGACGTCGGGGAAAGCATTTTCGTCCTTGAGGCAGAGATCAAAGCCAACATTAAGGCACTCTTCGCACTACAGGCGCTCTATCACGCTTCAGACCGCGTCACTGCAGAGGAGTTTAGTGAATTTTCCAGCAGCATGCGCCAGCGCAATCCTGCCATCCACACCCTAGAGTGGATTCCCCGCGTATCTGCTGGTGAGCGCTTTGGTCATGAAGCCCGAGGCCGACGGCGATCAGACTTAGAAACCTATGAGATTACTGAACGGAATGAAGACGGCGAACTCGTCCGGGCAAAAGAGCGCAAAACTTACTTCCCGGTCTACTTGATTGAGCCATCAGTAGGGAACGAATCAGCAATCGGGTTTGACCTCGCCTCTAATCCCAACCGCCGAACGGCCCTCATTGAAGCGATGGCTTCCGATAAGCTCACGGTTACAGATCCCATTACGGTGGATCCCAAAGAACCCTCTAAAGCATTTCTTGCCTTTGTCCCGGTTTATACCCAGGAAGCAAAGACCTTTCCAGAGCGTTGGAATAATTTAGAAGGGTTTGTACTTGGCATTTTTCGCATTAATGAGCTGCTGCAGGAGTCTCTATTGGCCGACCGCCGCCACTCAGAGACCATGGCGTACCGGCTAGTCGATCCTGAGGCGGCCAGTGAACCTTTAGAGCTATATCGTTCACAGCCAAAGATTTCCCCCCTCCGCAAGCCGGATCTTTCACGACGAGCCGTCATTTCCCTCGGGCCGCAGAAATGGGAACTTTATATCCATGCAACTCCGGCCTACCTTTCAACCTACGGAAGGCGGCAGCCGCTGATTCTCAGCATCAGTATTTTTCTGATTTGGGAGCTGCTGGTGGGTGCGATCGCAATTCTACTCAAGCGCTCTATCGACCTTGAGAAGCTGGCTCGTCTGGACTCCCTCACGGGCCTCTCAAATCGCCGCTATTTCACAGAAACGATTCGCAAAGAATGGGAACGGGCCAAACGCCAGGAGCATCCTATCTCAGTGATTATGGTGGATGTTGACTATTTCAAGCACTACAACGACAGCTACGGTCACCGCGCCGGGGATGAGTGTCTACAGAGAATTGCTGCAGCTTTGAAAACCGCAGCTTCTAGGGCCACAGATATGATCTGTCGCTACGGCGGTGAGGAGTTCGTCATTCTCTTGCCTAACGTTGGTGCCCAGGGGACAACAACGGTGGCCCACAAGCTGCAGAACCAGATTAAAGCCCTAGCGATTCCCCATAAGACATCAAATGTGTCGAAGCGGGTCACCGTTAGCATTGGCTGTGCCACTCAGACGAACATCAAGACATCAAGCTGGGAATATTTGGTCGCCCGCGCTGATGCAGCCATGTACCAAGCCAAGCAAAAGGGCCGCAACCAGATTGCCCAAGGCAAGGTTGAAACATCATCCAGTGCTGAATCACAGCGTTAA
- a CDS encoding NADAR family protein, which produces MTIFFYKVTDPYGCFSNFSLHSVHLQGHDWPTSEHFYQAQKYRDVDQALCDRIRQTPTPEEAAALGRGSQVPLRPDWEKIKPKIMYEVVREKFSTHADIRAILLATGEELIVEDSPRDAYWGCGLDGTGQNQLGKVLMQVRQELRAKTAT; this is translated from the coding sequence ATGACCATCTTTTTCTATAAGGTCACTGATCCCTACGGGTGCTTCTCCAATTTCTCGCTGCACAGCGTTCATCTGCAGGGGCACGATTGGCCCACATCAGAGCATTTCTATCAGGCGCAAAAGTATCGGGATGTTGATCAAGCACTTTGCGATCGCATCAGACAAACCCCCACGCCAGAAGAGGCAGCAGCCCTCGGTCGCGGATCCCAGGTACCACTGCGCCCAGACTGGGAAAAGATTAAGCCCAAGATCATGTACGAAGTAGTCCGAGAGAAGTTTTCGACCCATGCCGATATCCGAGCCATTTTGTTAGCTACAGGTGAAGAATTGATCGTGGAAGATTCACCCAGAGATGCCTACTGGGGATGTGGTTTAGACGGTACGGGACAGAATCAACTGGGGAAAGTTTTGATGCAGGTCCGTCAAGAATTGCGAGCCAAGACGGCAACCTAA
- a CDS encoding DUF3685 domain-containing protein, giving the protein MDSLPNLQSSLDQSFQLLLVDSDPVFRLGFKTGLASFPQVEVVAEAASPRSVFELLPQLILDDSLRWDPSRMDEPMLGRVNLVVLDLNLEQDAGTLLCEQLRSRYPTLPILILTAQLTGLREVRQLGIEGYWLKGTPLEKLVEVMQAILTGETSWEPSAIAQLAMVSAPTPAEKKRWSAFASLRQSARTSGLKQISTRLTDLENQLRNPNLSWLERQVLTGREREVRAAQWVVRRLPVAKPQQPPPTVKSPVSPKSDAPLARRDLNALPNPQFDTIKTLLLDGVFAKLSTSLENQTRDPLEIDILNRPKKQELFVLILKRFEDLLDDLRFSQVSQVQLLEKRSHLLIDLWQATITDYFGKYLTLPQADAAEVEMVSTLLEDRELVIREILDPIPQVTELLNHLLFQIPLLVNNGPCAVGSPEAMFQAQALLENLLVQLANAVMQPLLNHFATTEVIKQRFYDRRLLSTRDIERFRNALSWKYRLRRMVYEPKNMFESQFPLIVLGETGLRKAEIYATRDAELQKLSGLPFIVTLALETRDAIAPPLQATFTVVGRGVVYVLTQVVGRGLGLIGRGILQGVGSTWQDLGRRSQSEE; this is encoded by the coding sequence ATGGATTCTCTGCCCAATCTCCAATCCAGCTTAGACCAGAGTTTTCAGCTTTTGCTGGTGGACTCTGACCCAGTTTTTCGATTGGGATTTAAAACGGGGTTAGCGTCGTTCCCACAGGTGGAGGTGGTGGCTGAAGCGGCGAGTCCGCGCAGTGTCTTTGAACTTTTGCCACAGCTCATCCTCGATGATTCACTTCGTTGGGATCCATCGAGGATGGATGAACCGATGCTAGGGCGAGTCAATCTCGTGGTCTTAGACCTCAATCTTGAGCAGGATGCAGGCACCTTGCTCTGTGAGCAACTGCGATCTCGTTACCCAACGCTGCCGATCTTAATTTTGACGGCCCAACTGACCGGGCTAAGAGAGGTCCGTCAGCTTGGCATTGAAGGCTATTGGCTGAAGGGAACGCCCTTGGAAAAGCTAGTGGAGGTTATGCAAGCAATTCTGACCGGAGAGACAAGTTGGGAGCCGAGTGCGATCGCTCAGTTGGCGATGGTTTCTGCCCCGACTCCGGCTGAGAAAAAGCGCTGGAGTGCCTTTGCCAGTCTTCGACAGTCTGCTCGCACCTCTGGCTTAAAGCAAATATCGACCCGCCTCACAGATCTTGAAAATCAGCTTCGCAACCCAAATTTGTCTTGGTTAGAGCGCCAGGTTCTGACCGGACGTGAACGGGAAGTGCGGGCGGCTCAGTGGGTGGTTCGTCGCCTTCCGGTGGCTAAGCCGCAGCAGCCTCCGCCGACGGTGAAGTCTCCGGTGTCGCCGAAGAGTGATGCGCCCCTCGCGCGTCGTGATCTTAACGCTTTGCCGAATCCGCAATTCGATACGATCAAGACCCTGCTTCTGGATGGCGTTTTTGCCAAGCTATCTACGAGCCTGGAGAATCAAACCCGAGATCCGTTAGAGATTGATATTCTCAATCGGCCAAAGAAACAAGAGCTGTTTGTGCTGATTTTGAAGCGGTTTGAGGATCTGCTCGATGACCTTAGGTTTTCGCAGGTGTCCCAAGTACAGCTACTAGAGAAGAGATCGCATCTTCTAATCGATCTCTGGCAGGCCACAATTACGGATTACTTTGGCAAGTATTTGACTTTACCTCAGGCCGATGCGGCAGAGGTGGAAATGGTGAGTACCCTACTCGAAGATCGGGAGCTGGTGATCCGCGAGATTTTGGACCCGATTCCTCAGGTGACGGAGCTACTGAACCACCTGCTGTTTCAGATCCCTTTGCTGGTCAATAACGGTCCCTGTGCGGTGGGGTCGCCTGAAGCGATGTTCCAGGCCCAGGCTTTGCTAGAAAATCTGCTGGTGCAGCTTGCCAATGCAGTGATGCAGCCGCTGCTCAATCACTTTGCCACCACTGAGGTGATTAAGCAGCGCTTTTATGATCGACGACTTTTATCGACCCGCGACATTGAGCGGTTCCGCAATGCGCTGTCCTGGAAGTATCGGCTGCGGCGGATGGTGTATGAACCGAAGAATATGTTTGAAAGTCAGTTCCCGCTAATTGTGTTGGGAGAGACGGGGCTAAGAAAAGCGGAAATCTATGCGACCCGTGATGCAGAACTGCAGAAGCTTTCGGGACTGCCGTTTATAGTGACTCTGGCGCTGGAGACGAGAGATGCGATCGCACCTCCTCTGCAGGCCACCTTCACCGTTGTAGGCCGAGGTGTTGTATACGTCTTAACTCAGGTTGTGGGGCGTGGTTTAGGACTGATTGGTCGCGGCATTTTGCAGGGCGTGGGCAGCACTTGGCAAGATTTAGGGCGACGCAGCCAATCTGAAGAATAG
- a CDS encoding rhomboid family intramembrane serine protease: protein MVPLNDNNPTRTVPYVTYVFIALNVSIFLYEASLGPNLEAFFRTWAVIPRALTFSFAGEPTGLPVAPPLTLITSQFLHGGLLHLGGNMLFLWIFGNNVEDKLGHIKFVLFYLTCGVLAALSQWYFSMDSLVPSLGASGAIAGVMGAYILRFPRAEITTLIPLGIFPWTVRIPAVFFLGFWFVQQTFSGLMSLEAPMDVTSGGGGIAYWAHAGGFLFGAVLGPVLGLFADRSEEIY from the coding sequence GTGGTCCCTCTGAACGATAACAATCCCACGCGGACGGTGCCCTATGTCACCTACGTGTTTATTGCTCTCAATGTCTCAATTTTTCTGTACGAAGCCAGCCTTGGCCCTAATCTTGAGGCTTTTTTTCGTACCTGGGCCGTCATTCCCCGCGCACTAACCTTCAGCTTTGCCGGTGAACCCACAGGACTCCCTGTTGCCCCCCCCCTCACGTTAATTACATCACAGTTCCTCCATGGTGGACTGCTGCACTTGGGGGGCAACATGCTGTTCCTATGGATCTTCGGCAATAATGTTGAAGATAAGCTAGGGCATATTAAGTTCGTGCTGTTTTACCTGACCTGCGGAGTCTTGGCTGCCTTGTCTCAGTGGTACTTCAGCATGGATTCTCTTGTTCCGTCTCTAGGTGCCAGTGGTGCGATTGCAGGGGTGATGGGCGCCTACATTCTGCGGTTTCCCCGCGCTGAAATCACGACACTGATTCCCCTGGGTATTTTCCCCTGGACCGTGAGGATTCCGGCCGTCTTTTTCTTGGGGTTTTGGTTTGTGCAGCAGACCTTCAGCGGCCTGATGAGTCTTGAAGCGCCGATGGATGTTACCAGCGGCGGCGGCGGAATCGCCTACTGGGCCCATGCCGGAGGTTTTCTCTTTGGAGCCGTATTAGGCCCGGTTCTGGGTCTGTTCGCAGATCGATCTGAAGAAATTTATTAA
- a CDS encoding tetratricopeptide repeat protein — translation MDNATTSRLLENLKNSDPQVRDQATHELWESWFWQKGLSGLKRLQRSQDLLDAGKLEAAKSILNDLIERQPDFAEAWNRRAVLHYTQKNFDQARQDCEAVLNLVPFHFGALHGMGLCYASLGKYREAIHAFKAALDVQPHALINQKLLLECSTKL, via the coding sequence ATGGACAATGCCACCACGAGTCGCCTGTTAGAAAATCTCAAGAATTCAGATCCTCAGGTCCGCGACCAAGCCACTCACGAACTGTGGGAAAGCTGGTTCTGGCAGAAAGGGTTGAGCGGACTCAAGCGACTACAGCGAAGTCAGGACTTGCTAGATGCGGGCAAGCTTGAAGCCGCGAAATCAATTTTGAATGATTTGATAGAGCGCCAGCCAGACTTTGCCGAAGCGTGGAATCGACGAGCGGTACTTCACTACACCCAAAAAAACTTCGATCAGGCTCGCCAAGACTGTGAAGCCGTGCTGAATTTGGTGCCGTTCCATTTCGGGGCGCTGCATGGCATGGGGTTGTGCTACGCATCTTTAGGGAAATATCGAGAAGCAATCCACGCCTTTAAAGCTGCACTGGATGTTCAGCCGCATGCTTTGATCAATCAAAAGCTGCTGCTAGAGTGCTCAACAAAGCTGTAG
- the folP gene encoding dihydropteroate synthase → MTALKPWVLRDRNFIWGQRTYLMGILNVTPDSFSDGGQFNSVEAALKQAKDLAAVVDIIDIGGQSTRPQAVEIDLKTELERVIPVVEAVRKELTIPISIDTTRAEVARVAIASGADLINDVSGGTYDSQMFATAAQLKVPIILMHLRGTSQTMQQLTDYNDLLSDISKALEQQIAAAVEAGVDRSAIALDPGIGFAKTGPQNIEILRRLQDFQRLGCPILVGPSRKSFIGHILDKDSPQERVWGTAAACCSAIAGRADILRIHDGAEIADVCRVADAIWRTSPEESLLQ, encoded by the coding sequence ATGACTGCACTAAAGCCCTGGGTTCTTCGCGATCGCAACTTTATTTGGGGCCAAAGAACCTACCTGATGGGGATTTTGAACGTCACGCCTGATAGCTTTAGCGATGGCGGCCAGTTTAATTCCGTTGAAGCGGCTCTAAAGCAGGCAAAGGATCTTGCAGCGGTTGTCGATATTATTGATATCGGCGGCCAGTCCACTCGCCCTCAGGCGGTTGAGATTGATCTAAAGACAGAATTAGAACGCGTCATTCCCGTAGTCGAGGCGGTTCGCAAAGAGCTAACGATTCCGATTTCTATTGATACGACTCGAGCGGAGGTGGCTAGGGTTGCGATCGCATCCGGGGCCGACCTGATCAACGATGTCTCTGGGGGCACCTACGACTCGCAAATGTTTGCCACTGCAGCTCAGCTCAAAGTGCCCATCATCCTGATGCATTTGCGGGGCACCTCCCAAACCATGCAGCAGCTTACCGACTACAACGATCTGCTCAGCGATATCAGCAAGGCCCTAGAACAGCAGATTGCCGCTGCGGTTGAAGCAGGCGTTGATCGCTCAGCTATCGCATTGGATCCCGGCATCGGCTTTGCCAAAACTGGCCCTCAAAACATAGAGATTCTTCGGCGTCTCCAAGATTTTCAACGCCTCGGATGTCCCATACTGGTTGGCCCTTCTCGTAAAAGCTTTATTGGCCATATCCTCGACAAAGATAGTCCCCAAGAGCGAGTGTGGGGCACCGCCGCCGCCTGCTGCAGTGCCATTGCCGGCCGAGCTGACATTCTGCGCATCCATGACGGTGCCGAGATAGCAGATGTCTGTCGCGTCGCAGATGCAATTTGGCGAACGTCACCGGAAGAGTCTTTGTTACAATAG
- a CDS encoding chlorophyll a/b-binding protein produces the protein MTEPSRIPKVSQSRFGFNRFVERLNSRVAMMAFIGAIVLEIVTGQGVLTWLGLR, from the coding sequence ATGACTGAACCCAGCCGCATCCCCAAAGTGTCCCAATCTCGCTTTGGCTTCAATCGATTCGTTGAACGTCTCAATTCTCGGGTTGCCATGATGGCCTTTATCGGTGCTATCGTGCTAGAAATCGTAACCGGACAGGGCGTGCTAACCTGGCTGGGACTGCGCTAG
- a CDS encoding late competence development ComFB family protein — protein MSFYQPQTYTNVTEILVKAEVQKQTANFNADWAEHMSIHEVIAYALNRLPSRYATSQEGFYRLKQLVEQKIGPQIQAVVAQALKVVNDQPTRLTTPLRPLEEIAAEEEIAKLALDALSV, from the coding sequence GTGTCATTTTATCAACCTCAAACCTACACCAATGTCACGGAAATATTGGTGAAAGCAGAGGTTCAGAAACAAACGGCAAATTTCAATGCGGATTGGGCTGAACACATGAGCATTCATGAGGTGATTGCCTACGCACTCAATCGATTACCGTCCAGATATGCCACCAGTCAAGAAGGGTTCTATCGACTCAAGCAGCTTGTTGAGCAGAAAATAGGACCACAAATACAGGCAGTGGTTGCCCAAGCACTCAAGGTTGTAAACGATCAGCCAACGCGTTTGACAACCCCCCTACGTCCGCTAGAGGAGATTGCGGCTGAGGAGGAAATTGCCAAGCTGGCACTGGATGCTTTGAGTGTCTAG